Proteins found in one Rhinolophus ferrumequinum isolate MPI-CBG mRhiFer1 chromosome 9, mRhiFer1_v1.p, whole genome shotgun sequence genomic segment:
- the RNF186 gene encoding E3 ubiquitin-protein ligase RNF186 has protein sequence MPRMACTEVPHQLAPQQPQPISAGATTTNTAVPAGGHRGSTDRDLECLVCREPYSCARLPKLLGCQHSFCAVCLKLLLCVQDNTWSITCPLCRKATTVPGGLICSLRDQEAVVGRLARPCSEVWLCPQELLSPATLTAGHPGLAGEDGQEVASANRVAARRLVAHLLLLVLLILLILPFIYPSLIQWALFIIIALVLLMAALFCCHPSSQGGCWPSPRTLFCREQKHSEISSVA, from the coding sequence ATGCCCAGAATGGCCTGCACTGAGGTCCCGCATCAGCTAGCACCCCAGCAGCCCCAGCCTATCTCTGCAGGAGCCACCACCACCAACACTGCAGTCCCTGCTGGGGGTCATCGCGGGTCCACGGATCGTGACCTGGAATGCCTGGTGTGCCGGGAGCCCTACAGCTGTGCCCGACTTCCTAAGCTGCTGGGCTGCCAGCACTCCTTCTGTGCTGTCTGCCTGAAGCTTCTGCTGTGTGTGCAGGACAACACCTGGTCCATCACCTGCCCACTGTGCCGTAAGGCCACCACCGTCCCCGGAGGCCTCATCTGCAGCCTGCGTGACCAGGAGGCCGTGGTGGGACGGCTAGCCCGGCCATGCTCAGAGGTGTGGCTCTGTCCTCAGGAGCTGCTGAGTCCTGCCACCTTGACAGCAGGGCACCCCGGCTTGGCAGGAGAGGATGGGCAGGAGGTGGCAAGTGCCAATCGCGTGGCAGCCCGGCGCCTGGTGGCACACCTGCTCCTACTGGTCTTGCTCATTCTCCTCATCCTGCCCTTCATCTACCCCAGCCTCATCCAGTGGGCACTCTTCATCATCATTGCCCTGGTCTTGCTGATGGCTGCCCTCTTCTGCTGTCACCCCAGCAGCCAGGGCGGCTGCTGGCCCTCCCCCAGGACTCTCTTCTGCAGAGAGCAGAAACACAGCGAGATCTCTTCTGTTGCCTGA